Proteins co-encoded in one Halorussus vallis genomic window:
- a CDS encoding DUF7576 family protein has protein sequence MDIEERQMECDFDDLDADEHYVRCLVCDELVDLTDTHPVIIARETDDLGEPISRVYHFSSGECRATWKRERGYGVDD, from the coding sequence ATGGACATCGAAGAGCGACAGATGGAGTGCGACTTCGACGACCTCGACGCCGACGAACACTACGTACGGTGCCTCGTCTGCGACGAACTGGTCGACCTCACCGACACCCACCCCGTCATAATCGCGCGCGAAACCGACGACCTCGGCGAACCCATCAGCCGAGTCTACCACTTCAGCAGCGGCGAGTGCCGGGCGACGTGGAAGCGCGAGCGCGGCTACGGCGTCGACGACTGA
- a CDS encoding hydantoinase B/oxoprolinase family protein translates to MTDSNLDPVELEILRNQLESVAEEMGQVLVRGAYSPNIKERRDCSTALFDADGRMVAQAEHIPVHLGAMPEAVEAVLDCDPEPGDAFLLNDPFAGGTHLPDVTLVSPLAPEGEIVGYAVSRAHHADVGGMAPGSMPAGAREIYQEGLRLPPVRLVAGGEVNADVRDLVLANVRTPDERRADLRAQLAANDRAEERLGELLADHGDRLLAAFDAVVEYSRERVEAELRELPDGEYRATDVLEGDGITDDDVPVEVTVEVDGERLAVDFAGTADQVPGNVNAPLAVAKSAVYFVVRCLTDPEIPPNHGCYAPVSVDAPEGSLLNPRPPAAVVGGNVETSQRVTDVLFAALADAAPDRVPAAGQGTMNNLVVGNREFTYYETIAGGFGARPRKDGMDGVQVGMTNTLNTPVEALELEYPMRVECYALRPDSGGDGRHRGGLGVERAVTVETDATVSLLTERRRRAPAGLAAGESGALGENLVAGERVGAKTTVEVEAGTTVTVRTPGGGGHGDPADRDPAARERDREDGKVRAGDRETDRES, encoded by the coding sequence ATGACCGACTCCAACCTCGACCCCGTCGAACTCGAAATCCTCCGGAACCAACTGGAGAGCGTCGCCGAGGAGATGGGCCAAGTGCTCGTGCGGGGCGCGTACTCGCCGAACATCAAGGAGCGCCGGGACTGCTCGACCGCGCTGTTCGACGCCGACGGCCGGATGGTCGCGCAGGCCGAACACATCCCGGTCCACCTCGGCGCGATGCCCGAGGCGGTCGAAGCGGTCCTCGACTGCGACCCCGAACCCGGCGACGCCTTCCTCCTCAACGACCCCTTCGCGGGCGGCACCCACCTCCCGGACGTGACGCTGGTTTCGCCGCTCGCGCCCGAGGGCGAGATCGTAGGCTACGCCGTCTCGCGCGCCCACCACGCCGACGTCGGCGGGATGGCGCCGGGGAGCATGCCCGCGGGCGCGCGGGAGATATACCAAGAGGGCCTGCGCTTACCGCCGGTCCGACTCGTCGCCGGCGGCGAGGTGAACGCCGACGTGCGCGACCTCGTGTTGGCCAACGTCCGGACGCCCGACGAGCGGCGGGCCGACCTCCGCGCCCAGTTGGCGGCCAACGACCGCGCCGAGGAGCGACTGGGCGAACTGCTGGCCGACCACGGCGACCGACTGCTCGCTGCCTTCGACGCGGTCGTCGAGTACTCCCGCGAGCGCGTCGAGGCCGAACTCCGCGAACTCCCGGACGGCGAGTATCGCGCGACCGACGTCCTCGAAGGTGACGGAATTACGGACGACGACGTCCCCGTCGAGGTGACGGTCGAAGTCGACGGCGAGCGACTCGCCGTCGACTTCGCGGGCACGGCCGACCAGGTGCCGGGCAACGTCAACGCCCCGCTCGCGGTCGCCAAGAGCGCGGTCTACTTCGTCGTCCGGTGTCTCACCGACCCCGAGATTCCGCCGAACCACGGGTGCTACGCGCCGGTGTCGGTCGACGCGCCCGAGGGAAGCCTGCTGAACCCCCGGCCGCCCGCGGCGGTCGTCGGCGGCAACGTCGAAACCAGCCAGCGGGTGACCGACGTGTTGTTCGCCGCGCTCGCCGACGCCGCGCCCGACCGCGTGCCGGCGGCCGGCCAGGGGACGATGAACAACCTCGTCGTCGGCAATCGGGAGTTCACGTACTACGAAACCATCGCCGGCGGTTTCGGCGCACGACCGCGAAAGGACGGGATGGACGGCGTCCAGGTCGGGATGACCAACACGCTGAACACGCCGGTCGAGGCGCTCGAACTCGAATACCCGATGCGAGTCGAGTGCTACGCGCTCCGGCCCGATAGCGGCGGCGACGGCCGCCACCGGGGCGGACTCGGCGTCGAGCGCGCGGTCACGGTCGAAACCGACGCCACCGTCTCGCTACTGACCGAGCGCCGGCGACGCGCGCCCGCCGGACTCGCCGCCGGCGAGTCCGGCGCACTCGGCGAGAACCTGGTGGCCGGCGAGCGCGTCGGCGCGAAGACGACCGTCGAGGTCGAGGCGGGGACCACCGTCACCGTCCGGACGCCCGGCGGCGGCGGGCACGGCGACCCCGCCGACCGGGACCCGGCGGCCCGCGAGCGCGACCGCGAGGACGGCAAAGTGCGGGCCGGCGACCGAGAGACGGACCGAGAGTCGTAG
- a CDS encoding hydantoinase/oxoprolinase family protein, protein MTDAARVGVDVGGTFTDVVLLTPEGDLVTAKVPSTDDQSEGVLAGIEKACGKADLEPPEIEAFSHAMTVSTNALLEGTGAKTALVTTEGFRDVLEIGRQDRPALYDLDAEKPDPLVPRRRRFEVGERATPAGVAREVDESELRDLAGELRDCGAESVAVSFLHAYAHPENERTAARILREELDVPVAASHEVLAAFREYERTATTVVDAYVTPKIDGYLGRLVERAADAGLPAPLVMQSNGGIAAAEAVREHAVATCLSGPAAGVVGASRTASGATDAAGLVTFDMGGTSSDVSLVRDGEVERTTEAEIGGRPVGVPMVDVTTVGAGGGSIARVDAGGALRVGPESAGANPGPACYGKGGTEPTVTDANVALGYLGGDAALGGELSVDPDAARDALADLAAAADLDGVVEAARGVHRVANANMARAIRAVTVERGHDPRNFALVAFGGAGPMHAAALAESLDVGRVVVPRACGVLSAFGLLAADETCDAVRTYRTPLADVDRAKVATVLEELAEEAREDLRDPDAADVEYRAELRYSGQSFELTVRVGEGVDASAEASAHEGSNPGASGPGASDAATFDPAAVERRFHEAHETAYGYRMDEAVDLVGLRATAGVSRETPAVAYDASGDPKVGEREAVFDGERRRTPVYRRTALPPGETFAGPAVCEQADSTVVVPPAWRADVREDGTLVLVKEGGDSDPGGEEGPR, encoded by the coding sequence GTGACCGACGCGGCCCGCGTCGGCGTCGACGTCGGCGGCACCTTCACCGACGTCGTCCTCCTCACGCCAGAGGGCGACCTCGTCACCGCGAAGGTGCCCTCGACCGACGACCAAAGCGAGGGCGTCCTGGCGGGAATCGAGAAGGCCTGCGGGAAGGCCGACCTCGAACCCCCGGAAATCGAGGCGTTCTCCCACGCGATGACCGTCTCGACCAACGCCCTGCTCGAAGGAACCGGCGCGAAGACGGCGCTCGTCACGACCGAGGGGTTCCGCGACGTGCTCGAAATCGGCCGCCAGGACCGCCCGGCCCTCTACGACCTCGACGCCGAGAAGCCCGACCCGCTCGTCCCGCGGCGCAGGCGCTTCGAAGTCGGGGAGCGCGCGACGCCCGCGGGCGTCGCGCGCGAAGTCGACGAGTCAGAACTCCGGGACCTCGCGGGCGAACTTCGCGACTGTGGCGCCGAGAGCGTCGCGGTGTCGTTCCTCCACGCCTACGCGCACCCCGAGAACGAGCGGACCGCCGCGAGAATCCTCCGCGAGGAACTCGACGTCCCGGTCGCGGCCTCCCACGAGGTGCTGGCGGCGTTCCGGGAGTACGAACGCACCGCCACGACCGTCGTGGACGCCTACGTCACCCCCAAAATCGACGGCTACCTCGGCCGACTGGTCGAGCGCGCCGCGGACGCCGGCCTGCCCGCGCCGCTGGTCATGCAGTCGAACGGCGGCATCGCGGCGGCCGAGGCGGTCCGCGAGCACGCGGTCGCGACCTGCCTGTCCGGGCCGGCCGCGGGGGTCGTGGGCGCGAGTCGGACTGCGAGCGGCGCGACCGACGCGGCGGGACTGGTCACCTTCGACATGGGCGGCACCTCCAGCGACGTGAGCCTCGTCAGGGACGGCGAGGTCGAACGCACGACCGAGGCCGAAATCGGCGGCCGGCCGGTCGGCGTCCCGATGGTGGACGTGACGACGGTCGGCGCGGGCGGCGGGAGCATCGCCCGGGTGGACGCGGGCGGCGCGCTCCGGGTCGGCCCCGAGTCGGCGGGCGCGAACCCCGGCCCGGCCTGCTACGGGAAGGGTGGGACCGAACCGACGGTGACCGACGCGAACGTCGCGCTGGGGTACCTGGGCGGCGACGCGGCGCTGGGCGGCGAACTCTCCGTCGACCCCGACGCGGCCCGCGACGCGCTCGCGGACCTCGCCGCGGCGGCCGACCTCGACGGCGTCGTCGAGGCCGCTCGGGGCGTCCACCGGGTGGCGAACGCGAACATGGCGCGGGCGATTCGGGCGGTCACGGTCGAGCGGGGTCACGACCCCCGGAACTTCGCGCTGGTGGCGTTCGGCGGCGCGGGGCCGATGCACGCCGCCGCGCTCGCCGAGAGCCTCGACGTCGGCCGGGTGGTCGTCCCGCGAGCCTGCGGGGTGCTGTCGGCGTTCGGTCTGCTCGCGGCCGACGAAACGTGCGACGCGGTCCGGACCTACCGGACGCCGCTGGCCGACGTCGACCGCGCGAAGGTGGCGACGGTCCTCGAAGAACTCGCCGAGGAGGCCCGCGAGGACCTCCGGGACCCGGACGCCGCCGACGTCGAGTACCGCGCGGAGTTGCGGTACTCCGGCCAGAGCTTCGAGTTGACCGTGCGGGTCGGCGAGGGGGTCGATGCCTCGGCCGAGGCGTCGGCCCACGAGGGAAGCAACCCGGGGGCGTCCGGCCCTGGAGCGTCCGACGCCGCGACGTTCGACCCCGCCGCGGTCGAACGCCGCTTCCACGAGGCCCACGAAACCGCCTACGGCTACCGGATGGACGAAGCGGTCGACCTCGTGGGCCTGCGGGCGACCGCGGGCGTCTCGCGCGAGACGCCCGCGGTCGCCTACGACGCGTCGGGTGACCCGAAGGTCGGCGAGCGCGAGGCGGTCTTCGACGGCGAGCGCCGCCGGACGCCGGTCTACCGCCGCACCGCGTTGCCTCCGGGCGAGACGTTCGCGGGGCCGGCCGTCTGCGAACAGGCCGACAGCACCGTGGTCGTCCCGCCGGCGTGGCGGGCCGACGTGCGCGAAGACGGGACGCTCGTCCTCGTGAAGGAAGGAGGGGACAGTGACCCGGGCGGCGAGGAGGGACCGAGATGA
- a CDS encoding Imm49 family immunity protein, with the protein MATKVASEGIERQSPEYYVHLDNCLANLILGRDDEAVEAADALTAMEPDAPKRVGSYPGLGDACRAIVDRDTNALDAALGQMLSRQDELAEQRVESLDHVLVCFPTIVFLLLARDRGIPVEELDAFESEYVPKTLFERRK; encoded by the coding sequence ATGGCCACTAAAGTTGCCAGCGAAGGCATCGAACGCCAATCTCCCGAGTATTACGTTCATCTAGACAACTGTCTCGCCAATCTCATCCTCGGGCGCGACGATGAGGCAGTCGAAGCGGCGGACGCACTCACCGCAATGGAACCCGATGCTCCCAAACGGGTTGGGTCCTACCCCGGTCTTGGTGACGCCTGTCGAGCCATCGTCGACAGAGATACCAATGCGTTGGACGCCGCACTCGGACAGATGCTATCGAGACAAGATGAACTGGCCGAACAACGAGTCGAGAGTCTCGACCACGTCTTGGTCTGCTTCCCAACAATCGTCTTTTTGCTACTCGCCCGAGATCGAGGTATCCCTGTCGAAGAGTTAGACGCGTTCGAATCGGAGTACGTTCCGAAGACACTCTTCGAGCGACGGAAGTGA
- a CDS encoding LLM class flavin-dependent oxidoreductase: MHVGLLLPDTGEARPGELGERAEALGYDSVWSGELWGEDAFVRLAEVAERTDRVEVGTAIVNVFSRSPAALAQAAATLDRVSDGRFSLGLGVSTPKSIEDLHGLDFERPVRRTHETAELVRRFLSGEDAGRVDYDGEIFSVADFPALDADVPIYNAALGAANRRATGRVCDGWIPHNVPFADVDAAFETVAEAAAEAGRDPDAITVAPYVPSAVDEDPETARDAIRGHLAYYVGSGEGYRRAVARRFPEAAERVADAWRVGDRKRAADEVTDEMVGALGVAGTPEEAREQLRALGDVDAIDRLLVDVPEQADRETFETTMAALAPSEL, encoded by the coding sequence ATGCACGTCGGACTACTGCTCCCCGACACCGGCGAGGCGCGGCCGGGCGAACTGGGCGAGCGCGCGGAGGCGCTGGGCTACGACTCGGTCTGGTCGGGGGAACTCTGGGGCGAAGATGCGTTCGTCAGGCTGGCAGAGGTCGCCGAACGAACCGACCGCGTCGAGGTGGGGACCGCCATCGTCAACGTGTTTTCGCGGTCGCCCGCGGCGCTCGCGCAGGCGGCCGCCACGCTCGACCGGGTTTCGGACGGGCGGTTCTCGCTCGGGCTGGGCGTGAGCACGCCGAAGTCCATCGAGGACCTCCACGGCCTGGACTTCGAACGGCCGGTCCGCCGGACCCACGAGACCGCCGAACTGGTCAGGCGGTTCCTCTCGGGCGAGGACGCGGGCCGGGTCGACTACGACGGCGAGATATTCTCGGTCGCCGACTTCCCCGCGCTGGACGCCGACGTCCCGATCTACAACGCGGCGCTCGGGGCGGCCAACCGCCGGGCGACCGGCCGGGTCTGCGACGGCTGGATTCCCCACAACGTCCCGTTCGCCGACGTCGACGCCGCGTTCGAAACCGTCGCCGAGGCGGCCGCCGAGGCGGGTCGGGACCCCGACGCGATTACGGTGGCTCCGTACGTCCCGAGCGCGGTCGACGAGGACCCCGAAACCGCCCGTGACGCCATCCGGGGCCACCTCGCGTACTACGTCGGGAGCGGCGAGGGCTACCGGCGGGCGGTCGCCCGCCGGTTCCCCGAGGCGGCCGAACGGGTCGCCGACGCCTGGCGCGTCGGCGACCGAAAGCGCGCCGCAGACGAGGTGACCGACGAGATGGTCGGCGCGCTCGGGGTCGCGGGCACGCCGGAAGAAGCCCGCGAGCAACTCCGGGCGCTCGGGGACGTCGACGCCATCGACCGACTGCTGGTCGACGTCCCGGAGCAGGCCGACCGCGAGACGTTCGAGACGACGATGGCGGCGCTCGCGCCGTCGGAACTGTAG
- a CDS encoding HalOD1 output domain-containing protein, with protein MTAGRTQKHVDVDPEAGAYRATYHYPSEPPSLAVPLAMMALTDSDTTDLEPLYEAESVDPEALDELFRPSGSTVARECKVTFSYHGYDVTVKSFGRILIRPPTTEVDLTVEPTG; from the coding sequence ATGACCGCTGGTCGCACCCAGAAGCACGTCGACGTCGACCCCGAGGCAGGCGCCTACCGGGCGACGTACCACTACCCGTCCGAGCCACCGAGTCTCGCCGTGCCGCTCGCGATGATGGCGCTGACCGACAGCGATACGACGGACCTCGAACCACTCTACGAGGCCGAGAGCGTCGACCCGGAAGCGCTCGACGAACTGTTCCGTCCGTCGGGAAGCACGGTCGCGCGCGAATGTAAAGTGACGTTCTCGTACCACGGCTACGACGTCACGGTCAAGAGCTTCGGGCGCATCCTCATCCGGCCGCCGACGACCGAAGTCGACTTGACCGTCGAACCGACCGGCTGA
- a CDS encoding ATP-binding protein, with the protein MGQGRNRLRSVGWNRVFCLLGGIYVVLAVGRALYVVSGSKALSTGFIDFLLVGAPGLVLLYGGYRLPEMEIEPETYTRIVGWCLGGFAVTLGLVELLRFEPGVVIRYPRWSLTLTTSIGTASGFLVGVYDARGRTQARQLRRQRRQLRRQQEELREQSEELQRQNSLLDNFASLLAHELRNPLSVARIYLGPAVEGDRDAAEELETALTRIEEMVEVILVITRGEDADIDREAVALASVAEAAWVDLDVANAELAVETDLTLLANPVHLRHLLENLFTNAVEHADGSVTIRVGDLDGGFYVEDDGPGIPADERERIFDAGYTTGGTGFGLMFVAELAETYGWDYSITDGESGGARFEFTDVDRVCKTETSTH; encoded by the coding sequence ATGGGACAGGGACGGAATCGCCTCAGGTCGGTGGGTTGGAATCGGGTGTTCTGTCTTCTGGGGGGGATTTACGTCGTGTTGGCCGTCGGGCGCGCGTTGTACGTCGTTTCGGGAAGTAAAGCGCTGTCGACCGGTTTCATCGACTTCCTGCTCGTCGGCGCACCCGGCCTCGTCCTCCTCTACGGCGGCTACCGCCTGCCCGAGATGGAGATCGAACCGGAGACGTACACCAGAATCGTGGGGTGGTGTCTCGGCGGGTTCGCCGTCACGCTCGGACTGGTCGAACTCCTGCGGTTCGAACCGGGCGTCGTCATCCGGTATCCGCGCTGGTCGCTGACGCTCACCACGTCCATCGGCACCGCCAGCGGCTTCCTCGTCGGAGTGTACGACGCCCGCGGGCGGACTCAGGCCCGCCAACTCCGCCGCCAGCGCCGGCAACTCCGACGCCAACAGGAGGAACTCCGCGAACAGAGCGAGGAGCTACAGCGCCAGAACTCCCTGCTGGACAACTTCGCGAGCCTCCTCGCCCACGAACTCCGCAACCCGCTTTCGGTCGCCAGAATCTACCTCGGACCGGCGGTCGAAGGCGACCGGGACGCCGCAGAGGAACTCGAAACCGCGCTCACCCGCATCGAGGAGATGGTCGAGGTCATCTTGGTCATCACCAGGGGCGAGGACGCCGACATCGACCGCGAGGCGGTGGCGCTGGCGTCGGTCGCCGAGGCGGCGTGGGTCGACCTCGATGTCGCGAACGCCGAACTCGCCGTCGAAACCGACCTGACGCTCCTGGCCAACCCGGTCCACCTGCGGCACCTGCTGGAGAATCTGTTCACGAACGCGGTCGAACACGCCGACGGGTCCGTGACCATCCGCGTCGGGGACCTCGACGGCGGCTTCTACGTCGAAGACGACGGTCCCGGCATCCCTGCAGACGAGCGCGAGCGGATATTCGACGCGGGCTACACCACCGGCGGCACCGGGTTCGGCCTGATGTTCGTCGCCGAGTTGGCCGAAACCTACGGCTGGGACTACTCGATCACCGACGGCGAGTCGGGCGGCGCGCGCTTCGAATTCACCGACGTCGACCGCGTGTGCAAGACCGAGACGTCGACTCACTGA
- a CDS encoding DUF7344 domain-containing protein, with amino-acid sequence MAISTHTLTLVAVLHGQYMFTPDNSLAGVLDDDLLEILGRSRCRCVLHYFRYRSTDVATLDDVATFALGRAEDEEDDLRVRLHHTTLPRLADAGLVDYDPRSRTVRYRGGNPAVEVWLNHVVEREDQVVEGGNDAYARA; translated from the coding sequence GTGGCGATATCAACCCACACCCTCACTCTGGTGGCCGTCTTGCACGGGCAGTACATGTTCACCCCGGACAACTCGCTCGCGGGAGTGCTCGACGACGACCTGTTGGAAATCCTCGGTCGGTCGCGGTGTCGGTGCGTGCTCCACTACTTCAGATACCGGTCGACGGACGTGGCCACGCTCGACGACGTCGCGACGTTCGCCCTCGGTCGAGCGGAGGACGAGGAGGACGACCTGCGAGTCCGGTTGCACCACACGACGCTCCCGCGACTGGCCGATGCGGGCCTCGTCGACTACGACCCGCGGAGTCGCACGGTCAGGTACAGAGGGGGTAACCCGGCGGTCGAGGTCTGGCTAAACCACGTCGTCGAACGAGAGGACCAGGTGGTCGAAGGGGGGAACGACGCGTATGCCCGCGCGTAG
- a CDS encoding transcriptional regulator, whose protein sequence is MPARRRETSDDGGRDEYAEIEDALTDEHLPALAERDIIEWDRENRQIRPGPNFEHILPALREMDDPGEEGPDGLR, encoded by the coding sequence ATGCCCGCGCGTAGACGGGAAACGAGCGACGACGGCGGCCGCGACGAGTACGCGGAGATAGAAGACGCGCTGACCGACGAGCATCTGCCGGCGTTGGCCGAGCGGGATATCATCGAGTGGGACCGCGAGAACCGACAGATTCGGCCGGGGCCGAACTTCGAGCACATTCTCCCCGCGCTTCGAGAGATGGACGACCCCGGCGAGGAGGGTCCGGACGGCCTCCGCTGA
- a CDS encoding heavy metal translocating P-type ATPase — protein MDDHHHSNGDEAEDRSDPDGHAGHDGRADHDGHADHDGHDAGDEAGGTSLGDDEPRVEQSLLEDEADADEAEERVEHGSHPEGDHGGGPGHAGSHGDHDGDHGGMHEGHEEMFRRRFFVSTLLSIPVLLYSEALQEWLGFSVPAFPGSEWINPVFAVVVFAYGGVPFLRMAVPELRERSPGMMTLISMAISVAFVYSLAGVVFPTTSAFFWELVTLIDIMLLGHWIEMRSVRRASGALDELAELIPDTAERIADGGTTEEVPVSDLREGDLVLVRPGANVPADGVVESGDSDVNEAMITGESRPVSKEPGDEVVGGTVNGDGSLRVRITATGEETALAGIVRLVEEAQRSKSKTQVLADRAAGWLFYVALASAAVTAVAWTVATSFGAPVIERAVTVLVIACPHALGLAIPLVVAINTSLAARNGMLVRDRIAMEQARELDTVVFDKTGTLTAGEQGVVDAATVDGLAEDEAFALAAAVEGDSEHMIAEAIRQAAAERGVTPPDATDFEALKGRGVRATVERASRRDADQPSGGGPRDGETVYVGGPNLLAQLDAEVPPELAAFADRAGENAQTVVYLLRDDELVAAFALADVIREESYQVVEALHELGVEVAMLTGDSEDVARAVADELGIDTVFAEVLPEDKDKKVAELQDQGKLVAMVGDGVNDAPALTRSDVGIAIGSGTDVAVQSADVVLVRNNPLDVVRLVKLSRASYRKMRENLVWAAGYNVFAIPLAAGVLAPIGIVLSPAVGALLMSLSTVIVAINAQFLRRVDLDLPSLPGVASSGSPRPAD, from the coding sequence ATGGACGACCACCACCACTCGAACGGCGACGAAGCCGAGGACCGCTCCGACCCCGACGGTCACGCCGGTCACGATGGCCGCGCCGACCATGACGGTCACGCCGACCACGACGGTCACGACGCGGGCGACGAGGCCGGGGGAACCAGCCTCGGCGACGATGAGCCGCGGGTGGAGCAGTCGCTCCTCGAAGACGAGGCCGACGCCGACGAAGCCGAGGAACGCGTCGAACACGGGAGCCACCCCGAGGGCGACCACGGAGGCGGCCCCGGTCACGCTGGCAGTCACGGTGACCACGACGGCGACCACGGCGGGATGCACGAGGGCCACGAGGAGATGTTCCGCCGGCGGTTCTTCGTCTCGACGCTCCTGTCGATTCCGGTCCTCCTCTACAGCGAGGCCCTCCAGGAGTGGCTGGGGTTCTCGGTGCCGGCGTTCCCCGGCAGCGAGTGGATCAACCCGGTGTTCGCGGTCGTCGTCTTCGCCTACGGCGGCGTCCCCTTCTTGCGGATGGCGGTCCCGGAACTTCGCGAGCGCTCGCCCGGCATGATGACGCTCATCTCGATGGCCATCTCCGTCGCGTTCGTCTACAGCCTTGCGGGGGTCGTCTTCCCGACCACGTCGGCGTTCTTCTGGGAACTCGTCACGCTCATCGACATCATGCTGCTGGGCCACTGGATAGAGATGCGGAGCGTCCGCCGGGCGTCGGGCGCCCTCGACGAACTCGCCGAACTGATTCCCGACACCGCCGAGCGAATCGCCGACGGCGGAACCACAGAAGAGGTGCCCGTGAGCGACCTCCGGGAGGGCGACCTCGTGCTCGTGCGGCCCGGAGCCAACGTGCCCGCCGACGGCGTCGTCGAGTCGGGCGACTCGGACGTGAACGAGGCGATGATAACGGGCGAGTCCCGGCCGGTTTCGAAGGAACCCGGCGACGAGGTCGTCGGCGGCACGGTCAACGGCGACGGGAGCCTCCGGGTTCGCATCACCGCCACCGGTGAGGAGACGGCGCTCGCCGGAATCGTGCGACTGGTCGAGGAGGCCCAGCGGAGCAAATCGAAGACCCAGGTGCTCGCGGACCGCGCCGCGGGGTGGCTGTTCTACGTCGCGCTGGCGTCGGCGGCCGTCACCGCCGTCGCCTGGACCGTCGCCACGTCGTTCGGCGCGCCGGTCATCGAGCGGGCGGTCACGGTGCTGGTCATCGCCTGCCCGCACGCGCTCGGCCTCGCGATTCCGCTGGTCGTCGCCATCAACACGTCGTTGGCGGCCCGCAACGGCATGCTCGTCCGCGATCGCATCGCCATGGAGCAGGCCCGCGAACTCGACACCGTGGTCTTCGACAAGACGGGGACGCTCACCGCGGGCGAACAGGGCGTCGTGGACGCGGCGACCGTCGACGGCCTCGCCGAGGACGAGGCGTTCGCGCTCGCCGCCGCCGTCGAAGGCGACTCCGAGCACATGATCGCCGAGGCCATCCGACAGGCGGCGGCCGAGCGCGGCGTCACACCTCCGGACGCGACCGACTTCGAGGCGCTGAAGGGTCGCGGCGTGCGCGCGACCGTGGAACGGGCGTCGCGTCGCGACGCCGACCAACCGAGCGGCGGCGGCCCGCGAGACGGCGAGACGGTGTACGTCGGCGGCCCGAACCTGCTCGCGCAACTCGACGCCGAGGTCCCGCCCGAACTCGCCGCGTTCGCCGACAGGGCCGGCGAGAACGCACAGACGGTCGTCTACCTTCTACGAGACGACGAACTCGTCGCCGCCTTCGCGCTCGCCGACGTTATCCGCGAGGAGAGCTACCAGGTGGTCGAGGCGCTCCACGAGTTGGGCGTCGAGGTGGCGATGCTCACCGGCGACTCCGAGGACGTCGCCCGTGCGGTCGCCGACGAACTCGGCATCGACACCGTCTTCGCCGAGGTGCTCCCCGAAGACAAGGACAAGAAGGTCGCCGAACTTCAGGACCAGGGAAAACTCGTCGCCATGGTCGGCGACGGGGTCAACGACGCCCCCGCGCTCACGCGCTCCGACGTCGGCATCGCCATCGGCAGCGGGACGGACGTGGCGGTCCAGTCGGCCGACGTCGTCCTCGTCCGGAACAATCCCCTCGACGTGGTGCGACTCGTCAAACTCAGCCGGGCCAGCTACCGGAAGATGCGAGAGAACCTGGTCTGGGCCGCGGGCTACAACGTGTTCGCCATCCCGCTGGCGGCGGGCGTGCTCGCG